Genomic DNA from Eleutherodactylus coqui strain aEleCoq1 chromosome 8, aEleCoq1.hap1, whole genome shotgun sequence:
TAGGTTATGACataactacttaagaagacaagtaAAAGCTAGTATGTTTCATATAATGGTATGACCTGCACAGTCTTTCGGCTTAAACCCCATTAAGCTTGTTTGGGACCAACTGAACAAAAGAGAGAAAATAAAGTAACCttcaagtgcagcacatttgtaggACCTTCTGTAACTATACTTGGTAGAGATCTCTGAACACTAGAAAGAATGCctggattgtgtaaagctgttatatcagctagaggagGCAACTTTGAATAGTttgaaatctagatttaatttgatgaaacaaagttaatccattatttttcttCATCTTAACATATTTAATTGTTCTCTGCTTTTTTCAAAGTGTATTTGAAactgtgtaaatataaaaaaaactggaaaaatcgaGCTGTTCTAAATCTTTAGAAGGTAAGTGTACAGCTGATTCATTCCActaaaagttccagttttgtttcatcgctccTCAGAAAAAAATCCCTATACCTCCGTGGCTTATtcatatggttttgagcatatcaGAGGTGACTTTTATTGTACTTTTGAATCAGTAGAGGTGGATATCTTAGATTTTGTGCATGGAGACCTTGACATTTAGTACTTGCCTCACTGCCTGACCCAGTGCCTAATTGCACCAAATCTTTCTTTGAGTCTTTTGGAGTCACTTGAGTGTTTTTGACCAACTGCCTCCCCAAAAATCTAGCGACAACCAGTGATGGCTTCCTCTATCTGCCATGTCCAGGTGGTATATTCAGTGTTCCTTTAACATTGAACTTGTGAACTGCTTTCAGCTGTATCTCTAAGAACATTCATCATGACCTTTACTATTTCTTtgcatccttttccttgtttgtacaaGCCAATGATctcctgtcttaaaggggttgtccggccataaacattaggtctcattacttctgtttgcccaatacaatgcactttgtaatatacattgtgcattgtaaattaggcaaacagaagttattcacttacctcttgggctgccccccccctgtgttgctcctcggttgccatgggttccgacaagtctcttgtcctcttcttgttggGACGATGGGGacaagcttctccagcacagctctgcgcatgtacagaagaacttcagccgctgggaagctcagttctgcctgcaggggaggcgtggctcttcatctccaaggtaagaacgagtggaggggcgggctctcgcggggggggggggggggtggagagggagagatggatggatggatggatgtgtgcaggggggggggtgcagtgatgtgtgtgtgtgcagggacccggctgacagaagtcggggggggggggtcattgtgagaggggtcgctgtgggaggggcactatgagggcatgtgtgtgtggggaaatgttttgttttactttactttagcagggtgggcagtaggtagctttgcagtggggggctgcaggagagttctctctcggctctcccctgcccctctccattcactatacacagtgctgctgtttacactcatggtaggattttatcgtgaaccatgagagtataacagtctcccctggccacaacccctctgattatagtatgcagcagggggggggcctgggcggggagagactgcggatcagttcaatagaggtgggcgtgtcgtgggcggggctaggacgtgagctgagagaaatcctgccttttcatgtctcttactaccatcgagagcgcgcacacagaagagggagagcgcagagcattgtgggaaggcagcactgaggcgccatctttgaaagctgcagtgaagatcagaatctaaggtaagaaactgacattgcagctgatctgccggccggtttgagcccctgtatgctgtctgttactatccttactgaaagggaagcagcagcattataaaaatttttaccctgtgtggccggacaaaccctttaagttttTGGACTCTTCTACTGATTATGCCATGTTTTTGAAGTGCAATCAAACATCAAAGTCAACAGAGCCCTTGCCAGTTCAGATATTTGATTTGTTTCAGCTTAAGCACACCTAATGAAGCCATTAATTAGTTGCATCAAGCGTGCTTAAGACAACACTTAATTTGCAAATGTGGGattttatgagggattctattcaggcagTTGAATAATTCTGGGACTGCAGAAGTTATTAAAGTGACCTTTTTTGGTTGAtttggagaaaccgcttgttgtaatagttgtgttgagctattacatttatataatttttgcaaacaaCTGAATGTTTGTAATTTACAAAGGGGGTTGAAAAATTTTGATAACAACTATGAGAGTGTTGGTGTTTTGTATGCCTTTATTTTTTGTGCAATTTAGGTTTTATTTCTACATGTCAAAAGTTGGAAAATTGTCTTTGTTACCAGAGGTGCAAAATgtccaaaaatcctgaaaaagagTTAAAATATACATATGATGTTTAATAAAATGTACACAAAGAAGGAGttataacttcaataaaaatataaaatctgaatGTTTATAAATAATATTTCCCAACTAATCAACATTATCTGAATAGTTTACAAATTTCTTCTTTTCAGAATGCATTTGAAAAATGAGACAATActtaaaaaatttatttttcttgGACTTTCCAGTGACCCAAAGACACAAGTTGCACTTTTTATTATCTTTACATCAGTGTATACAATTATTTTGATTGGAAACTTTCTCATCATTGTTCTAGTCCTGACAGATGCCAACCTTCACACTCCTATGTATTTCTTCCTTTCAAACCTGTCTTTTCTGGATCTGTGTTTTTCTACTTCTACTCTACCAAGGATGTTGAAGGATTTATTGTCAGTAAATAAAGTCATCTCTTATAGTGAATGTGTAGCACAAATGTACATTTCCCTGTCTTTAGGAGCATCTGAATGTGCTCTGCTTGCTGTTATGGCCTATGATCGTTATGTGGCTATATGTTATCCACTCCATTACACCACCATTATGAGTAAGATGGTCTGTGTTAGACTGGCAGTCGGTACATGGATGTGTGGATTCTTTCTGTCTGCTTCCCTTGTAACTCTCACACTTAATGTTAACACGTGTGGACACAATGTAATAAATCACTTTTTATGTGAAGTGACAGAAGTATTGTCACTGGGGTGTGAGAACATTATAATAGTGGAATTAATCTTTTATATTGTTGGCATAATTGTTCTCCTgattccagtaacatttattGTAATATCTTATGTTAATATTATTCAAAATATCTTAAAAATTGCATCATCATCTGGGCGGAGGAAGGCTTTTTCCACATGTGGATCTCATACGATGGTTGTGGCAATCTTTTACGGATCAGCAATGGCTTCCTACATGAAACCTAGATCGAGTTCCCTACCTGGCACTGATAAAGTGATTGCTATATTTTATGCAATTGTCACACCGATGTTAAATCCCATGATTTATACCCTGAGAAACAATGATGTGAAAGCTGCATTTGtaaaattgttaagaaaatgATAGTTTTATGATACTATTATGTCTGATAATAATGATAATGATGAATAAAGAAAAGATCCTGCTATGGTCAACATCAggatctttattaaaaaaaaaaactgaattactTATTTTAGTTGCACAAAAACAGGTGATCTGGACTAATGTGATAAAAGCCAGGTTGGAAAAATCTATACTAAATGCAAAATGCTGACTCTGTAAAAGGAAATGTTGGTAAAACAAATGACCACATAttcagctgtttaaaaaaaatacacagactGAGTACAAACAAAAACATAATTCTATGGCAAATGCAAAAAATGGGGTCTCAATGGATCACCAGCATTATATTGTAACCAATCTCAACACAACCTTTTTCATAAGCTGAAAACCTTAGTTTGGTTCCCTTAAaagtaacctttattgatataCAATAAAATGTATTACAGCAACAATGAATTGTTGTAGTCTATCCAGTTAAGCTTGTCTTAGTTTATCTGACAGGATCTTATCTTTCATGCTGGCAGTTTATGCAGGGATCCAATAACTTGCTAAatttacagtatatagtactgccttTCTACATGGTAACGCTCACCATTTGCACCATCCGTTATAGTTTTGACCCTGACATTTGGGCATAATTACCAAGGCAGGATAGTGTCTCATTTTTAAACTGGTTTAATCTAATGACTTCCGCTTAGTCACACTGCATtgaaatttttttaattcattgttgttgttatatattttttgcatatcaataaaggttattttttaagGTGGATTAACTTTGGATTTCAGCTTATAGCAAATGCTGTTGTGG
This window encodes:
- the LOC136577712 gene encoding olfactory receptor 2D3-like: MHLKNETILKKFIFLGLSSDPKTQVALFIIFTSVYTIILIGNFLIIVLVLTDANLHTPMYFFLSNLSFLDLCFSTSTLPRMLKDLLSVNKVISYSECVAQMYISLSLGASECALLAVMAYDRYVAICYPLHYTTIMSKMVCVRLAVGTWMCGFFLSASLVTLTLNVNTCGHNVINHFLCEVTEVLSLGCENIIIVELIFYIVGIIVLLIPVTFIVISYVNIIQNILKIASSSGRRKAFSTCGSHTMVVAIFYGSAMASYMKPRSSSLPGTDKVIAIFYAIVTPMLNPMIYTLRNNDVKAAFVKLLRK